AAGGGATTTGCAATTTATCAGTAATTTCAACCAATCGCTCAGCGATACGCATTGCCATTTCTTCGCCTTCAATGGCACATGGACCAGCTAGTAAAAAGAAGTTACCGCTCTCAGTATGTTTAATTTGAGGTATATTATGTATGTTCATATTTTGTTTTTTTTGAAAGTGCAAAGGTAACTTGAATTTGCGATTTCCGAATTAGATTTTGCAATTATTTTTATAAGTATCGAGCTTATAATTCGGAGCTATTCCGGTTATTCGTTACAACCTTTTTTGCAATACGCTTTTTTTCTAAGAATGTATAGGAGCTTCCGTTGGTCGCTCTATTCATTCAAGAAAAAAATAGCGTCTATAAAAAAAGGATTTTCACTGCTACCCGGGCTAGGACTGTTGGGTATATAATTATAATTTTTTCAAACTAAGACCAACAGGAACCATTAATTGACCTCTTTCATAAATGTTTAAATATAATATAACAGGTGCTTTTTGTCCTTCCCATTTTAATTCATATACATCCAGAAAACCTGCTCCCATTTCGCTATTTTTAGTTGGAAAAGGACAACAGTTTTCTAATTTAGTATACGTAATTTTTTCGCCTTTTGGCCCTGCCAAAGCATTCAAGAAATATTTTTGATTAATCGTATCATTTTTAGTGCCTCTATAAAATATATTTATTGGGTAATCTTTATTATAGCCATATTTTTTGTCTTTACTGTAGGCTGTAATTATAAAAGCATTGTTTTTTACAACAGGTACTGGAGCGTTATTGTCTACATTTTTTATTGATGATTTAATACTTCCGCATGAAGTTATAATAAGGAGTAAAGCAATAAAAGGAATTATTTTTTTCATTTTTTTAGAGTTAATTAGTATTCTAATGTAAAGGTTGAATTACTGTTTCAAAATTAATCAAATTGTAATTATCATTTGGTCTGATATTGAACTTTTATGATTCTAAATATTTTTACAAATGTAACATTTCTCACATAAGGAATGCTTTATCCTTTTTATATTTGCAATCAAAAACAAATAAATATGAATGTGATTTTTCAAACTTGGCCTTGGTATATTTCGGGCTTTTTAATAGGAATGGTAATGCTTACCTTGATTTATTTCGGAAAGAATTTCGGGATGTCAACCAATCTCCAATCGTTATGTTCTATGACAGGATTAGGAAAAAGAATTTCCTATTTTGATTTCGATTGGAAATCGCTTCGTTGGAATTTTGTAGTAGTGTTGGGTGCTATGGTCGGAGGTTTTATTGCAGTGCATTTTATGAGTGACCCTTCCAATGTGAATATAAATCCAAAAACAATTGCACAACTTTCTCAAATGGGAATTGAGGCACCTAATGGTCAATTAATGCCGAAAGCTTTATTTGGAGACCAAATTTGGCAATCGCCCAAAAGTATTTTGATACTTCTTGGAGGTGGTATTTTAATTGGTTTTGGAACACGTTATGCTGGCGGATGTACCTCTGGACATGCTATTTCAGGATTAAGTAATTTACAGTTACCATCTTTAAAAGCAGTAATTGGTTTCTTTGTTGGTGGATTGATTATGGCACATTTTTTATTACCCCTTATTTTTTAGATTATGAAAGTATTAAAATATTTTCTAGTAGGATTCCTTTTTGGAATTGTACTCACCAAGTCAGAAGCGGTTTCTTGGTACCGTATTTATGAAATGTTTCAATTTCAATCTTTTCATATGTATGGAATCATTGGAGTAGCTGTTGCAACAGGAATTCTTGGAGTTCAAATAATTAAAAGAAATAATATCAAGGACATCAAAGGTTTGCCTATTGAAATTATGGACAAAGAGAATAGTAATGCCAGATATTATATTGGAGGGATTTCCTTTGGTTTAGGTTGGGCTTTGGTAGGTTCTTGTCCAGGACCCATTTTTATATTGATAGGCGCAGGTTTTTTACCAGTAATTATTGTGCTTATTGGCGCATTGATTGGAACTATTATTTATGGCGCTTTAAAAAGTAAATTGCCTCATTAATAAAACTAAGTATTCAAAAAAAAGCATTTTCTATTTAGAAAATGCTTTTTTTTTGATTTAAAATCTTTATTTATTATTCAGTTTTAAAATTCCAGTTGCTATAAAATATTGTGCCATGCAATAGGTAATCATAATGTAAAATGAGGCATGTGTTATTGGTTCATAAAACTTATTGAAAGCCAAAATACTATCTGAGCTAACAAACAAAATTGCACCGAGTAAGATATAATTATTTGCAGGAATTGCCCATTCTAAACTTCCTTTGAATGCAATAAAAAGCATTGTGGTAATTACAATAGCATAGACTACAACAGGGATTGTTAAAGGACCCAGTTTTGGAAATAAAACAGAAATCATACAACTAAAATAAAAGAGTATAGCCAGAAAACCTATGAAGAAGACCTTTTTGTTAGTAATAGTTCTGGTTCTTTCTTGTTTACTGAATAGGATAATATAAACAATATGAGAAATAAGGAAAGCTACTAATCCGAAGATAAAATATAATTCGCCTTTGTCTGCAAACAATAGAATTATATCACCAATCCAGGAAAAAGTTAACGCAATTAAAAGTATTTTTTTGGTTGGAAAATTTTCTAAAATTGCGACTGTTGCTAATAAAATTGGTAACAATAATGGTTTCATAAAAAAGTCAAAGCCTTCTATATTAAAGAAAAGAATTGCTAAGTATAGTATGGTAAAACCAAGATAGATTTTGAGAAGTAAAGATGATTTCATAGGTTGTTTTAAGAGATGGTTATGGCTGCTTTTTCTGATTCAAAATTAGTATTTACAAAATAAACGGTAACTGAGAGAGATAAAATAAGGTACCCAATAATGATATAAGAAGCAAAAGGGAAAAGACTGTCGATGCCAAACCAATCTCCAACATAGGTAATAATTGCAATTCCAACCAGAAACCGAATTCCTTCCCAAAGCAATGAAATTTTTCGGGCATCCATTAATTCTGTGTAGCTGTAAACAGTCAGGAATATGAAAGCACCATAAATAAATACGTTTGGCAAGCCAATAATTGCAATGGAATTGTACATATAGGTAATAAGCAATAAAGTAATTATGGCTTGAAATAATGACCAATACATTAGAGAATTAGAATGTTGTGTGCCATATTTTTCGAACGCATATACATCGGTAATTTTGTCCACTGGATATTTTTCTTCGAAATCTTTTGGTCTCCATCCCGTTGGTTTAAACCAAATGGTAACTTTGTCTTTCCAGTTATCCGAACGCCATGCATCGGTAATTAATAACCACAAGTGCTGAAAATTAATTCGGAAAGGATTCCAAGTATGTGCAGGCCTTGTAATACCAAAAACAGGAGGGACCGAATCTAATTCTTCTTGAAAAGTACCAAAAATTTTATCCCAAATTATAAATATTTGAGAATGATTTCTATCCATATAAATTGGATTGATGGCATGATGAACCCGATGGTGAGATGGAGTTACAAGTATTTGTTCAAGAAACCCTATTTTTTTAATGTGTTTGGTGTGGTACCAAAATTGTAAAAATAAATGGATAGGAAGTGTTATAGCAATTACTTTTGGAGGAACACCTAATAGTGCAGCAGGAATTAATAAAAAAGTAAATAGATTGACGAAACTCGAAATTGGTTGACGCAAAGCACATGCCAAATTAAATTCTTCACTACTGTGGTGAATGGCATGTTTGTTCCATAGAAAATTAATTTGGTGTGACAATCTGTGACTCCAGTAGCCATAAAAATCGATAGCTATAAAGCCAATAATATAAGTCCAAATAATAGGTTGTAAATGTAATATAGCAAATTTTGTTTCAAACCATTCATAGGATATTACAGTAATACTAAGTCCAAGAACATCTTTGACAGAATTAACCATTCCTGAGCTTATACTAGAAACCGAATCCATATTAGGAGTGGTATTTTCTCCTTTATAATGGGCATATATTTTTTCGATTATAATTAAGATCAAAAAAATTGGCATAACAAAAACTAATATTTTACCGTATTCTTCCATATTAGGGGTATTTTTATTCAAATATATAATATTACTTGAAAATTATGCGAATAGCTGTGTTTATTTCACATGTTTGAAAAGGAATTATTTTAGTTTTGAAAAAAAGAATGTTTAACTATAAAACATAAAAAAGCCTATTTAAGATTGTACTTCTCAAATAGGCTCCACAAAAACTAATTTTTGGAAACGGTATTGTAATTTAGATTATTTCGGCACTTAATCCAGCTTCTAATAATCCAGTGCATTGTATTTTTAATTTGTCATATTCCCCAGTTTTTACAGTGCATTTTCCATTGAAATGAACTATAAGTGAACATTGTTCAGCCTGAATAGGAGTGTGATCACAAACACGAACTAAAGTATCAATAACATGGTCAAAAGTATTTACATCATCATTGTATACTATGATTTCATTGTTCATAGCAGTAACTTCCTGCTCTCTTCTTTTTTCTTTTACTTTTTCTATTGTACTCATGCTTTTAGGTTTTTGTACATTTATGATTTATAAAGAATTGTACTAATTTACGTATTTTAATGATACCCAGTTGTTTCTTTGTAGCTTTTTTACAAAAGTTAATCCTTTTTCGGTGCAAGAAGCATCGATATATTGAATGTCTTCTTCGTAAAAACCACTAAATAAAATAGTTCCTTTTGGGTTTAAACAGTCTACATAGTTTTGCATGTCATTCAACAAAATATTTCTGTTGATATTGGCTATGATTAAATCGTATTTTTTGTCTTTTAATAATGCAGCATCTCCTTCGTAAACGGTAATATGTTTACAATTATTGCGTTCGGCATTTTCAATAGAGTTCAAATAGCACCAGTTGTCAATATCGATCGCATCAATTGGTTGAGCACCTTTCATTTCGGCAAGTATTGCTAAAATAGCTGTTCCGCAACCCATATCTAATGTTTTCATTCCTGTAACATCTATTTCAAGTAAATGTTGAATCATCATGTGCGTAGTTTCGTGATGTCCTGTTCCAAAACTCATTTTTGGTTCAATCACGATATCATATTCTGCATTTGTTTTAGGATGAAATGGAGCGCGGACGTGACAATTTCCTTCGACATCAATAGGTTCAAAGTTTTTTTCCCATTCTTCGTTCCAGTTGACTTGTTCTATTTCTTCGTAACTATAATCGATTTTAAATTCTTCCGAATGTAGTATCTGAATGCCTTCTAGAATCATTTCATCCCAAAGATCCTTTTGTACAAAAGCAGAAATTCCTGTTTCAGTTTCAGTAAAGCTTTCAAATGCTTTTTCTCCTAGTTCAGCTATTAATATTTCAGACCCTAATTCTTTTGGTTCGATAGTAAAATGATACCCTATATAAATGTTTGACATGCTTGAATTTTTTGCAAAGGTAACAATATAGTACTCATTCCTTTTTTGAAATTTAATATATTTTAACGTAATGCGTATTATAATATGGAATAAGTGAATTTATAATAATAAGTTGAAAATGAATTGTTAGTATATTTTTATGTTGATCAGAAACTAGAATTCTATCTTTTTTTGTCCTTTTTTGGAATAAATTATATCTTTTTTTAGTGATATAAAATATGATTTTTATCATGTTTTTAAAAATATAACTACTTGAATTACAGATAATTAATGTGTAAAATATATGATTTTTGTTTTATATTTTTTTATATTTGCACTACTGTTTTGAGTGGATTTTAAGCAGTACTATTTTAATAATCAAATTAATAAAATCTATTATGAAAAAAGTTTTTATTTATACCGTAGCAGCATTGTTTCTTAATTTTTTTGGACAGGCGCAGGATATAAAACAAGCGAAAGATGCTATCGACGCCGAGCAATATGAAAAAGCAAAGAATATGTTGGAAACCATTACTTCCTTAAAACCTACAGATGGGTATGCAAAATTCCTTTTAGGCAATGTCTGTTTGTTTTTAGGGGATTATGAAGCAGCTAAAAATAATTTTAATGTTGGAATTACCTGTTCCTCCAAAGGAAATTTTGGTTATATAGGATTAGGAAATATTGCATTAGATAAAGGTGATGTTGTGGAAGCTGAAAGATATTTTGCATTAGCTACACAAAATAGTAGTAAAAGAGATTTAGAAGAAAAAGTATATATTGGTAAAGCTTATACATTTTCGGAAAATTATGATTACAAAAAAGCAATTGAAATTCTAAGTAAGTCAAGGGAGATTGATCCAGCCAATACAGATGTTTTATTAGCTTTGGCAGATGCTTATAAATTCAATAAAAAACAAAATGATTCATACGAATGTTATCGTGAAGCTTTTCGATTGGACAGTACTTTATTGAGAGCCAAAATGGGGTTAGGTACTTTAATTAAGAACGCACACAATTTTCCATCTGCATTAACTTCATTTGATGAAGTAATTGCTTTGAATCCTAATTATGGACCAGTTTATCGTGAGCTGGCAGAAACACAATATCTATGGGCATTAAATGATGCTAGAAATTATGATAGTCATATCTCAAAAGGATTAACTTTTTATGAAAAATATATGTCTTTAACAGACTATTCTTTGGATTCTCGTATGCGTCATGCTGATTTTCTTATTCTTGCCAAAGATTATAAAGCTCTTGAAACTGAAGCAAATCAAATGAGTAAATTAGATAATGTTAATCCAAGGATTTATCGTTATTTAGGGTATTCGGCTTATTATAATAATAATTTTGATACAGCCATAAATTCACTGACCTCTTTTGTGTCAGATCCTTCAAATCGAGTTATAGGCAGAGATTATTTCTATATTGGTGCTGGAAGATTATGCAAAGGATTAAATTCAGCTCCTATTGATAATGTATTAATTGACACTGGGATTTCTGATTTAAAAAAATCATTTGATATGACTCCTGCAGTTGCTGTTGAGCTTCCTGAACTGGCTAAGAAATTATATGATAAAAAAGTATATATTAAAGCAGCTTCTGTTTACGAAATTGCGATTGCTAATACAGAGACAAAGTCTTATTTGATGGATAATTTCTATTTTGCATCATCAGTTTATTGGTCTTATTATAATGCTGAAAATTTAAATGAGCAACAAATTGAGCTATTGAAAAAGGCGGATGCTTCTTTGGATATCGTTATTAAGGCTTCTCCATCCACACAAGATGCTTATCTATTTAAAGCTAGAATACAAGTCTTGCTTAAGAATGATACGCTTGTGGCTAAAAATTATGAAGATTTTATTACAGCAGCTAAAACGAAAAGTCCAGATGAATTTACTACCAAAGGAATGAAATCTAAATTAGTAGAAGCTTATAATAATTTGGGAATTATTTATGCGGCTAATGATAAACTGAAAGCAAAAGATAATTTTAATAAAACATTAGGCATTGATCCTGCCAATCAATATGCAGTAGATCAATTAAAAACATTGAAGTAGAGTTTGATTTATATTTGATTATTGATAAGCCAACGATTTGTGTCGTTGGCTTTTTTTTTGTGTTCTGAAAGAGTTTTTTTTTTAGAATAAAAGTTTGTTATTACCGCAAGAGGGATAGAAGCTAGCTATCAAAGCAGCGAGGATAGCCCGACTGTATATCAATTAAAGGGCGTATATGCGCAGTGAATTTTGCCCTTTTATTGAGTTGGGGTCTTGCCTAAATTAATTAATGAAGTGGTATATAGAAAAAGAGGTTATTTCAAATTTATTTTGAAATAACCTCTTTTAGTATTTTATTATTCAACTTAGAAGTTGAAAAATTAATTGTTTTAGATTGACGTTACAATTGTAATAAAATCTTTTGCATTAAGAGCAGCTCCACCAATAAGACCACCGTCTACGTCTGGTTTAGAGAAGATTTCTTTTGCATTGTCTGGTTTTACGCTTCCTCCATAAAGAATAGAAACATCTTCGGCTATATCGCTTCCAAATGCTTTGCGAACTGTCTCTCTAATGAATTCGTGCATGTCTTGTGCTTGTTCTGGCGAAGCAGTTTCACCAGTTCCAATAGCCCAAACTGGCTCATAAGCCAAAACGATTTTTTCCCAATCTTTAGCTTCAATGTGGAATAAACCATCTTTCAATTGGTTTTCAACGATATTAAAATGATTTCCAGATTGACGGTCTTTTAATTCTTCACCAAAACAGAAAATTACAGTCAAATCGTGTTTCAAAGCTGTATTTACTTTGCTTGCGATGATGGCATCGGTTTCATTGAAAATAGCTCTACGCTCAGAGTGACCTAAAATTACGTTGTTAACACCAATACTTTTAATCATATCTGCAGATATTTCGCCTGTAAAAGCACCACTTTCTGCTTGGTGTAAATTTTGTGCAGCAACTGCTATATTGGAGTGTGTTAAGTTTTCTACTGCCGAAACTAAATTTATAAATGTAGGTGCAACAATTACTTGTGCAGCAGTTTCAGCTGGAATTTGAGTTAATAATTCGTTTAATAGCTCTTTTGTTTGTGCAGCATTTTTATGCATTTTCCAGTTTCCTGCAACAATCTTCTTTCTCATTTTTGTAGTATTTATAGTTTTTGTGTAATTAATTTGTTTGTAATTTTTTTAGTGTTCCATTGATTTGCTCAAAGTCGGTTTCGATAGCACGATACACAACAATTTTTCCTGTTTTGTCTATAATGATATATCTAGGAATCCAATCTAAGTCGATTGCTTGTCCAAAAACACCTTTCATACCGTCATTTGCCATGAATTGCTGTCCACCTAATTCGTGTTTTTTAATACCAAGTTTCCATTTGTCAGCCGTTTTATCCATAGAGATAAATACATAAGAAACATCTGGATTGTTGGCTTGAAGTTCTTTTAGTTTTGGCATTGCTTTTACACAATCACCACACCAGGAGGCCCAAACTTCTATAACGGTAATTTTTCCTTTTTGTTTTTTTAGAATATCTTGAAACTTAACTTGTTTTCCGTTTGTGGCTAATAAAGTTTCAGAAAGCGCTGTTTTAGAGAATTCAGTTTTCTGAGCTTGAGTACAAGAAAATGATGCAAAAGCAATAATTAAAAGGGCAATTTTTTTCATTTAAATTAAGTTTTCACAAAGTTAACTAAAGAATTACAAATTAGGTAGGCAGTTTTTGGAATTTTAAGTTAAAAAACATCAAAAATTAGTACAATATCGTTATAGTTGATATTTTTTTTCTTGTATTTAATTTTAATTTAGAATTGTTAGTCAAAAAAAAACCTTGCAGTAAAATAATATTTCTGCAAGGCTAATTGTTATGCTTAAAAATGAAAACTAGAAAATTAAATCCTCTGTGTCATTATAATGCACTTTTTGTTTTACCGTTCCTTTTTCAAGAATTACAAAACTTGGATTTGCTCTTTCAATGGTTTTTAACGGAATAGCATCGCAGAAATAAAAGTCAAAAGTGATTCCATATTGTTTTTTGATTGTTGCAATTTCTTCAGGAGCTGAAGCTGTCATTCCGATCACTTTATATCCTTTTGCAGCAGCTTTTTTACTAACTAACTCCATTTTTGCAAGCCCATCCGCATTAGCCAGAGCCAAATCATAGGCAACAATCATAAGTAATTTAGGTTCTTGGAGTAACTCTTCTTTATAATCAGATCCGTCTTTTTCCATGACAAAATCATGAATAGGAGGAACGTAACCTTCGGTAATTACTTTGTCTTTTCTATCTACAAAAGTGGCACCGGCTGGAATATTAGCCAGATCTTTTTCTGAAAATTCTTTATCGACACCATTTACTTTGTAGATAAAAATCATTTCAACTACAGATTTTGGAGCACCTTCTGGGATCTCCATTCCTTTTTGTATGTTATTACCAACTTTGTATGCTCTAAAATCTTTTAACGGCAAATGGTTGATAACCCAATACCCCATAAAACCACACAATAAAACGGTTATTACCGCAAGACTATTTTGTGTTCTATTAGAAAAAAGCGGTTTTACCAGTTTCATATTAATAAACAAAATCAATATGAAGAATAATAAAACAACGTCTTTTGTAAAGGATTGCCAAGGAGTAAGATGTAAGGCATCTCCAAAACAACCACAATCTTTTACCACATCAAAATAAGCAGAATAAAAGGTTAGGAAAGTGAATTTGATAATCAAAAGCAATAAAAGCCAAATTGTCAATTTTGATTTGAAACCAATAAGTAACATTACACCCAAAACCACTTCTAAGATGACTATAAATAAGGCTATAGCCAAAGAAAATGGAACAAAGAAAGGCATGTTAAAAACTGGTTCGCTAAAGTATTCAGCTAGTTTATAAGAGAAACCAACAGGATCATTTAGTTTTATTAGGCCTGAGATTATGAACAAGACTCCAACAAAAATTCTGGAGAATTGGGTGATAACATTTTTCATTTTGGGGTTTGTTTTATAGTTTTAAATACTTCAAAGAAGTGTTTTGAATTTATTTTTTGTCCATCAAAATCAAAGCAAAAATGGAATAGTTAATCATGTCCTGATAATTGGCATCAATTCCTTCGGATACTATCGTTTTTCCTTTATTGTCTTCGATTTGTTTAACACGAAGTAATTTTTGTAAAATCAAATCCGTTAATGAGCTAATACGCATTTCACGCCATGCTTCTCCATAATCATGGTTTTTGTTTTCCATTAATTCTTTGGTCAAAGCGACTTTGGCATCATATAATTGAGTTGCTTTTTGAGTATCTAAATCGGGTTGTTCTACTACGCCTAATTCCAATTGAATTAGTGCCATAATCGAATAATTAATTATTCCAATGAATTCTCCACTTTCACCTTCGTCTACTTTTCGGATTTCATTTTCTTGTAAACTTCTTATTCTTTGTGCTTTTATGAAGATTTGATCAGTAAGAGAAGGAAGTCTCAAAATACGCCAGGCACTGCCGTAGTCTTTCATTTTATTGATAAATAGAGTGCGGCAAACAGTAATTACGCCGTCATATTCTTGTGAAGTTTTCTTCATTATTGATGTATATTTGTATAAAATTGCTTCAAAAATAAGAATAAAATTTAAAAGGTTTAAGGTTTAAAGTCTAAAGTTGTTCGAATTGTCGGATGACGATTTTAAAGAACTTTAAACTTTAAATAAAGCAAACTTTAAACAAAAATATGAACTGTAAAGGACAACTGATCGATTTATCTACTCCAAAAGTAATGGGGATTTTGAATATTACTCCGAATTCTTTTTTTGATGGCGGAAAATATAAAAATGAAAATGAACTATTAGAACGAGTTGATAAAATGCTTGGTGAAGGTGCTACTTTTATTGATGTAGGAGCATATTCAAGTAAACCCAATGCTGAGTTTGTTTCTGAGGAAGAAGAGATTTCGAGAATAATTCCCGTGGTGAATTTGCTGCAAAAGCATTTTCCAGATATTATATTGTCTATTGATACTTTTCGTGCAGGAGTGGCAAAGACTTGTATCGAAAATGGAGCAGCAATTATCAATGATATTTCGGCGGGAAAACTAGATGATAAAATGTTGGAGATCATTGCTAAATTTCAGGTGCCTTACATTATGATGCACATGAAAGGAACGCCACAAACCATGCAGACTTTTACTCAATATGATGATATTATAAAAGAGATGTTGTTTTATTTTTCGGAACGAGTTGCAGCTGCGAGAGCTCTTGGAATAAATGATATACTTGTTGATCCTGGTTTTGGTTTTGCTAAAACTTTGGAACAAAATTTTGAAGTCATGCAAAAATTAGAATTGTTTCAAATGCTTAAATTGCCTTTGCTGATTGGAATTTCTAGAAAATCTATGATTTATAAAACGCTTGATATAAATGCTGAAATGGCATTAAATGGAACCACTGTTTTGAATACAATTGCTTTGACCAAAGGAGCAAAAATTCTGAGAGTTCATGATGTAAAAGAGGCCGTAGAATGTATTCAGTTGTTTAATGAAATAAATTGAAAAGTATGAAATATTTATTTGGAATTATATTGTTGTTGTGTATTTCTTGTGGTAATAAAGAAGAAGTTTTGTTGCCAAAAGCAGATCGAACTATTGTGAAAGAAGTGGTAGATCTTTCGCCAATTTATATTTTTTTTAGAGTAAAAGGAAAAGATACATTGGCAGAAGTAAATAGAAAAAACAGTATTATTACGACCAATTGGATATTGAATATTGACAAACGTTTGCCGTTGCGGTTGGTAATTCCAGAAGTAATGAAACTGCAACAAAGA
The Flavobacterium sp. 5 DNA segment above includes these coding regions:
- a CDS encoding ATP-dependent Clp protease adaptor ClpS codes for the protein MSTIEKVKEKRREQEVTAMNNEIIVYNDDVNTFDHVIDTLVRVCDHTPIQAEQCSLIVHFNGKCTVKTGEYDKLKIQCTGLLEAGLSAEII
- a CDS encoding lysoplasmalogenase, which gives rise to MKSSLLLKIYLGFTILYLAILFFNIEGFDFFMKPLLLPILLATVAILENFPTKKILLIALTFSWIGDIILLFADKGELYFIFGLVAFLISHIVYIILFSKQERTRTITNKKVFFIGFLAILFYFSCMISVLFPKLGPLTIPVVVYAIVITTMLFIAFKGSLEWAIPANNYILLGAILFVSSDSILAFNKFYEPITHASFYIMITYCMAQYFIATGILKLNNK
- a CDS encoding lipopolysaccharide assembly protein LapB encodes the protein MKKVFIYTVAALFLNFFGQAQDIKQAKDAIDAEQYEKAKNMLETITSLKPTDGYAKFLLGNVCLFLGDYEAAKNNFNVGITCSSKGNFGYIGLGNIALDKGDVVEAERYFALATQNSSKRDLEEKVYIGKAYTFSENYDYKKAIEILSKSREIDPANTDVLLALADAYKFNKKQNDSYECYREAFRLDSTLLRAKMGLGTLIKNAHNFPSALTSFDEVIALNPNYGPVYRELAETQYLWALNDARNYDSHISKGLTFYEKYMSLTDYSLDSRMRHADFLILAKDYKALETEANQMSKLDNVNPRIYRYLGYSAYYNNNFDTAINSLTSFVSDPSNRVIGRDYFYIGAGRLCKGLNSAPIDNVLIDTGISDLKKSFDMTPAVAVELPELAKKLYDKKVYIKAASVYEIAIANTETKSYLMDNFYFASSVYWSYYNAENLNEQQIELLKKADASLDIVIKASPSTQDAYLFKARIQVLLKNDTLVAKNYEDFITAAKTKSPDEFTTKGMKSKLVEAYNNLGIIYAANDKLKAKDNFNKTLGIDPANQYAVDQLKTLK
- the prmA gene encoding 50S ribosomal protein L11 methyltransferase encodes the protein MSNIYIGYHFTIEPKELGSEILIAELGEKAFESFTETETGISAFVQKDLWDEMILEGIQILHSEEFKIDYSYEEIEQVNWNEEWEKNFEPIDVEGNCHVRAPFHPKTNAEYDIVIEPKMSFGTGHHETTHMMIQHLLEIDVTGMKTLDMGCGTAILAILAEMKGAQPIDAIDIDNWCYLNSIENAERNNCKHITVYEGDAALLKDKKYDLIIANINRNILLNDMQNYVDCLNPKGTILFSGFYEEDIQYIDASCTEKGLTFVKKLQRNNWVSLKYVN
- the tpiA gene encoding triose-phosphate isomerase yields the protein MRKKIVAGNWKMHKNAAQTKELLNELLTQIPAETAAQVIVAPTFINLVSAVENLTHSNIAVAAQNLHQAESGAFTGEISADMIKSIGVNNVILGHSERRAIFNETDAIIASKVNTALKHDLTVIFCFGEELKDRQSGNHFNIVENQLKDGLFHIEAKDWEKIVLAYEPVWAIGTGETASPEQAQDMHEFIRETVRKAFGSDIAEDVSILYGGSVKPDNAKEIFSKPDVDGGLIGGAALNAKDFITIVTSI
- a CDS encoding TlpA disulfide reductase family protein; this translates as MKKIALLIIAFASFSCTQAQKTEFSKTALSETLLATNGKQVKFQDILKKQKGKITVIEVWASWCGDCVKAMPKLKELQANNPDVSYVFISMDKTADKWKLGIKKHELGGQQFMANDGMKGVFGQAIDLDWIPRYIIIDKTGKIVVYRAIETDFEQINGTLKKLQTN
- a CDS encoding DUF6691 family protein, producing the protein MKVLKYFLVGFLFGIVLTKSEAVSWYRIYEMFQFQSFHMYGIIGVAVATGILGVQIIKRNNIKDIKGLPIEIMDKENSNARYYIGGISFGLGWALVGSCPGPIFILIGAGFLPVIIVLIGALIGTIIYGALKSKLPH
- a CDS encoding BT_3928 family protein, which gives rise to MKNVITQFSRIFVGVLFIISGLIKLNDPVGFSYKLAEYFSEPVFNMPFFVPFSLAIALFIVILEVVLGVMLLIGFKSKLTIWLLLLLIIKFTFLTFYSAYFDVVKDCGCFGDALHLTPWQSFTKDVVLLFFILILFINMKLVKPLFSNRTQNSLAVITVLLCGFMGYWVINHLPLKDFRAYKVGNNIQKGMEIPEGAPKSVVEMIFIYKVNGVDKEFSEKDLANIPAGATFVDRKDKVITEGYVPPIHDFVMEKDGSDYKEELLQEPKLLMIVAYDLALANADGLAKMELVSKKAAAKGYKVIGMTASAPEEIATIKKQYGITFDFYFCDAIPLKTIERANPSFVILEKGTVKQKVHYNDTEDLIF
- a CDS encoding DUF1599 domain-containing protein produces the protein MKKTSQEYDGVITVCRTLFINKMKDYGSAWRILRLPSLTDQIFIKAQRIRSLQENEIRKVDEGESGEFIGIINYSIMALIQLELGVVEQPDLDTQKATQLYDAKVALTKELMENKNHDYGEAWREMRISSLTDLILQKLLRVKQIEDNKGKTIVSEGIDANYQDMINYSIFALILMDKK
- a CDS encoding 2-dehydro-3-deoxyphosphooctonate aldolase, whose translation is MKKIIPFIALLLIITSCGSIKSSIKNVDNNAPVPVVKNNAFIITAYSKDKKYGYNKDYPINIFYRGTKNDTINQKYFLNALAGPKGEKITYTKLENCCPFPTKNSEMGAGFLDVYELKWEGQKAPVILYLNIYERGQLMVPVGLSLKKL
- a CDS encoding YeeE/YedE family protein, whose product is MNVIFQTWPWYISGFLIGMVMLTLIYFGKNFGMSTNLQSLCSMTGLGKRISYFDFDWKSLRWNFVVVLGAMVGGFIAVHFMSDPSNVNINPKTIAQLSQMGIEAPNGQLMPKALFGDQIWQSPKSILILLGGGILIGFGTRYAGGCTSGHAISGLSNLQLPSLKAVIGFFVGGLIMAHFLLPLIF
- a CDS encoding sterol desaturase family protein, with translation MEEYGKILVFVMPIFLILIIIEKIYAHYKGENTTPNMDSVSSISSGMVNSVKDVLGLSITVISYEWFETKFAILHLQPIIWTYIIGFIAIDFYGYWSHRLSHQINFLWNKHAIHHSSEEFNLACALRQPISSFVNLFTFLLIPAALLGVPPKVIAITLPIHLFLQFWYHTKHIKKIGFLEQILVTPSHHRVHHAINPIYMDRNHSQIFIIWDKIFGTFQEELDSVPPVFGITRPAHTWNPFRINFQHLWLLITDAWRSDNWKDKVTIWFKPTGWRPKDFEEKYPVDKITDVYAFEKYGTQHSNSLMYWSLFQAIITLLLITYMYNSIAIIGLPNVFIYGAFIFLTVYSYTELMDARKISLLWEGIRFLVGIAIITYVGDWFGIDSLFPFASYIIIGYLILSLSVTVYFVNTNFESEKAAITIS